From Paenibacillus sp. V4I7, one genomic window encodes:
- a CDS encoding S-layer homology domain-containing protein has product MYTRMRVKYSVILKLVSSVLLWFGSALFININANAQGELPAVQTVRIDMDMVQAGQRQQHKVPFSADKGILILKQELVTDDNVAHVSVIDPISGEIVGEAKLEGYAQVQVTLPHNGNYEFYFSNFGDNFIDSEPRFEVSLTGANLKVEDTAVPKFRLGYFEPYTIWSEPASFEIGSDTYTITAQLDGESVDLSEVGDHGNMPLTINPKGLTEGFHTLNFITEKKSGTGTMITRRFIVDNEDAFSDVPKAHWAHKPVEIMNLLGILDGRNPGVFEPSKSVTRAEFAKMLATSIKLPVDSNSIASRFSDVPTYSWSNPYVEALAKEGVTEGEQCGQGLCFNPNRQISRAEAAAMMTRTGKVSQVDHAQEKGFMDVNYLLPSWAYNGIVKLSKAGWIDGYEDALFHPFGTLTRAEAAKLVGKFRKI; this is encoded by the coding sequence ATGTACACAAGAATGAGAGTTAAATATAGTGTTATATTAAAATTGGTCAGTTCTGTGCTCCTTTGGTTTGGAAGCGCACTTTTCATTAATATCAATGCGAATGCGCAGGGAGAATTACCTGCTGTTCAAACAGTTCGTATTGATATGGATATGGTTCAAGCCGGACAGCGGCAGCAGCACAAAGTGCCTTTTAGCGCAGATAAAGGAATTCTTATTTTGAAGCAGGAGCTGGTTACGGATGATAACGTTGCCCACGTATCCGTGATAGATCCAATTAGCGGAGAGATTGTGGGGGAAGCAAAGCTAGAGGGATACGCACAAGTTCAGGTTACCCTGCCCCACAACGGAAATTATGAGTTTTATTTCAGCAATTTCGGTGATAATTTTATCGATTCGGAACCACGATTTGAGGTTTCTTTAACAGGCGCCAACTTGAAAGTGGAAGATACAGCGGTTCCTAAGTTTAGGCTTGGTTACTTCGAGCCATATACGATATGGAGTGAGCCCGCTTCTTTTGAAATAGGCTCAGATACGTATACGATTACGGCTCAATTAGACGGAGAATCGGTAGACCTTTCCGAAGTAGGAGATCACGGTAATATGCCGTTAACGATTAACCCTAAGGGGTTGACAGAAGGATTCCACACCTTGAATTTTATTACGGAAAAGAAGAGCGGCACTGGAACGATGATTACGCGCAGGTTTATTGTGGACAATGAGGATGCGTTCTCCGATGTTCCTAAAGCACATTGGGCTCATAAACCAGTGGAAATCATGAACTTGCTTGGCATCCTTGATGGACGCAACCCGGGGGTGTTTGAGCCTAGCAAATCCGTGACGCGCGCCGAGTTTGCTAAAATGCTTGCCACAAGTATCAAACTCCCGGTTGATTCTAATTCAATCGCAAGCCGTTTTTCGGATGTGCCCACGTACTCGTGGTCTAACCCGTACGTAGAGGCACTAGCAAAGGAGGGAGTGACAGAAGGAGAGCAATGCGGACAAGGATTGTGTTTCAACCCTAACCGTCAAATTAGCCGCGCAGAAGCTGCTGCAATGATGACTAGAACGGGCAAAGTCTCCCAAGTAGACCACGCTCAAGAAAAAGGATTTATGGATGTTAACTACCTACTTCCCAGTTGGGCTTATAATGGAATTGTAAAACTAAGTAAAGCAGGTTGGATCGACGGCTATGAGGACGCTCTTTTTCATCCCTTTGGGACACTTACCCGGGCTGAGGCGGCAAAACTTGTTGGCAAGTTTAGAAAGATTTAA
- a CDS encoding DUF2750 domain-containing protein — protein MNQKEFESVLKQPPNIRYEYFIKKVADSEEVWGLYNEGWATADDGEGNVCLPFFPKMEFAQAQTVDEWSNYKPESIDINEFIDEWLDGMEKDNIKASIFPNGTNTAIVQIKVLLADLKEELAKYE, from the coding sequence ATGAATCAAAAGGAATTTGAATCTGTCTTAAAACAACCGCCTAATATTAGATATGAGTATTTCATTAAAAAAGTAGCTGACTCAGAAGAAGTATGGGGGTTATACAATGAGGGTTGGGCTACAGCTGATGATGGTGAAGGAAATGTGTGTCTCCCTTTCTTTCCTAAAATGGAGTTTGCCCAAGCCCAGACAGTGGATGAATGGTCAAATTACAAACCAGAGAGTATAGACATAAATGAGTTTATTGATGAGTGGCTTGACGGAATGGAAAAGGATAATATAAAAGCTTCTATTTTTCCCAATGGCACCAATACAGCCATTGTTCAGATAAAAGTATTATTAGCAGACCTAAAGGAAGAACTTGCAAAATACGAGTAA
- a CDS encoding DUF3841 domain-containing protein produces MKGIFDRLKDRGYRVEKYYWTLQTNEAWDQFRKHGFIVGSSEFSGFSEQYKWMMKQMSIRLNKYNNEYPIWVWLKKPDMRTGGFFRRGTRCVRIQLNLNEEDVLVSDFMDWHCVLNNNYLSDNEQDWDEYIFAEDNGIDNDEIKQKSWEKIFHWNRIRDVEWEGTEERVLQGVTGKIELNKIMNVEHFIAR; encoded by the coding sequence ATGAAAGGTATTTTTGACAGACTCAAAGACAGGGGATATCGAGTGGAAAAATATTACTGGACACTTCAAACTAATGAAGCCTGGGATCAATTTAGGAAACATGGCTTCATTGTTGGATCTTCAGAATTTTCAGGCTTCTCAGAACAATATAAGTGGATGATGAAGCAGATGAGTATCCGATTAAACAAATATAATAATGAGTATCCCATTTGGGTGTGGTTGAAGAAACCAGATATGCGAACAGGCGGTTTTTTTCGGAGAGGTACTAGGTGTGTGAGAATCCAACTTAATCTGAATGAGGAAGATGTACTTGTATCAGATTTTATGGATTGGCACTGTGTCTTAAATAATAATTACCTCTCAGATAATGAACAGGATTGGGATGAATATATCTTTGCTGAAGATAACGGAATTGATAATGATGAAATAAAACAGAAAAGTTGGGAGAAAATTTTTCACTGGAATAGAATCAGAGATGTAGAATGGGAAGGGACAGAAGAAAGAGTTTTACAAGGTGTGACGGGCAAGATCGAATTAAATAAGATAATGAATGTTGAGCATTTTATTGCGAGATAA
- the msrA gene encoding peptide-methionine (S)-S-oxide reductase MsrA, with protein sequence MNLKRFVLPGLMAVVLFAAYGSYHKHDTTEAKGMSNKVNRLTETATASGDTKTAVFAGGCFWSVEAPFEKLDGVVGVVTGYTGGHTTDPTYEKVSAGKTGHLEAVQVRYDPSRISYDQLLQVFWRNTDPTDAEGQFADRGTEYRSVIFYDGKEQHTAAEASKAALAAQGKFEKPLVTNILPVSTFYEAEEVHQDFYRTHQADYKFNDVASGREAFLDRVWGEDQELKELESPYSRFDKAERLKSLTKLQVEVTQHDQDEPPFQNSYWNNTEEGIYVDIVSGEPLFSSKGQFDAGTGWASFTRPLEPDSVVYRKVGGFFSDETQVRSRYADSFLGHVFEDGPEPTGLRYCTNSASLRFIPKNDLAQSGYGKYAKLFQGDDEQ encoded by the coding sequence ATGAACTTGAAACGATTCGTGCTTCCCGGGTTGATGGCCGTGGTGTTGTTTGCCGCTTATGGTTCATATCACAAACACGATACTACGGAGGCGAAAGGCATGAGTAACAAGGTGAATCGATTAACGGAAACGGCGACGGCAAGTGGGGATACCAAGACCGCCGTTTTCGCCGGAGGGTGCTTCTGGAGCGTGGAAGCGCCGTTCGAGAAGCTGGACGGCGTCGTGGGCGTTGTCACCGGCTATACGGGCGGACACACGACCGATCCGACTTATGAGAAGGTGTCTGCCGGAAAGACGGGCCATCTCGAAGCGGTGCAGGTCCGTTACGACCCGAGCCGCATCTCGTACGACCAGCTGCTCCAAGTCTTCTGGCGCAACACGGATCCGACCGACGCGGAGGGGCAATTCGCCGACCGCGGCACGGAATATCGTTCGGTCATCTTCTACGACGGCAAGGAACAGCATACGGCGGCGGAAGCGTCGAAAGCGGCGCTCGCCGCACAAGGCAAGTTTGAGAAACCGCTCGTGACGAACATTTTACCGGTCTCCACGTTCTATGAAGCCGAGGAAGTCCATCAGGACTTCTACCGGACCCATCAGGCCGATTACAAATTCAACGACGTCGCGTCCGGCCGGGAGGCGTTTCTGGACCGCGTCTGGGGCGAGGACCAGGAGTTGAAGGAGCTGGAAAGTCCGTATTCTCGGTTCGACAAAGCGGAAAGGCTGAAGTCGCTCACGAAGCTGCAGGTCGAAGTCACGCAGCATGATCAGGACGAGCCGCCGTTCCAGAACTCGTATTGGAACAACACCGAAGAAGGCATATACGTGGACATCGTGTCGGGCGAACCGCTGTTCAGCTCGAAAGGCCAGTTTGATGCCGGTACGGGTTGGGCGAGCTTCACCCGTCCTTTGGAGCCGGATAGCGTGGTCTACCGGAAAGTCGGCGGGTTCTTCTCGGACGAGACTCAAGTGAGAAGCCGCTACGCGGATTCCTTCCTCGGCCACGTATTCGAAGACGGCCCCGAGCCGACGGGACTTCGCTATTGCACGAACTCCGCGTCGCTTCGCTTTATTCCGAAGAACGACTTGGCACAAAGCGGATACGGGAAATATGCCAAACTATTTCAGGGGGACGATGAACAATGA
- a CDS encoding DinB family protein — protein MRNEFILELLDSRLNVFLQLVEQCPPDKRRVIPNGFKNHLHWHVGHVLTVTEFHVFSLSNQPTFLSERYQALFAYGTKPADWQEEPPAWDDLIAQLRALAVLIRKTLKDRLDEPVPENFLKAQTIGELIVSTELHMLDHVGFVNAMLKALQAS, from the coding sequence ATGAGAAACGAATTTATTTTGGAACTGTTGGACAGCCGGCTGAACGTCTTTCTTCAATTGGTCGAGCAATGCCCTCCGGACAAACGCCGAGTGATCCCGAACGGCTTCAAGAACCACTTGCATTGGCATGTCGGGCATGTGCTGACGGTGACGGAATTCCACGTGTTCAGCCTCTCGAACCAGCCTACGTTCCTGTCGGAACGGTACCAGGCGTTGTTCGCCTACGGCACGAAGCCTGCGGATTGGCAGGAAGAGCCGCCGGCGTGGGACGACTTGATCGCGCAGCTGAGAGCTCTAGCGGTCCTCATCCGTAAGACGTTGAAGGACAGGCTGGACGAGCCCGTGCCGGAGAACTTCCTGAAGGCGCAAACGATCGGCGAGCTGATCGTGTCCACGGAGCTGCATATGCTTGACCATGTCGGATTCGTCAACGCTATGCTGAAAGCACTGCAAGCTTCCTAA
- a CDS encoding IS3 family transposase, with translation MEWLNDHTFKTRAEAKKAVFEYIELFSNRRRTHSSNEYIPPFKVRAKR, from the coding sequence ATGGAATGGCTTAATGATCATACTTTCAAAACGCGTGCTGAGGCTAAGAAGGCTGTATTCGAATATATCGAATTATTTTCCAACCGTCGGAGAACGCATTCCTCCAACGAATATATACCGCCGTTCAAGGTCAGAGCAAAGCGGTGA
- a CDS encoding sensor histidine kinase encodes MLKKLDIIISSPFSWRLFFGLKLVFGLAIAGIFYFENSTTIFLSLSFVIFSVVVFLIVNQFYAKMKKRNLLFHLLILDFLVSASYGYIFIGGKFPNHLFIGITALAILMFIKKTRILILACILLLLLFIVTMGSIDWYLYKRLDETGYFIACSFIVFACIVTALINFYQRARRDTLELYEKLKQSHVQLQEYALKAEEWAATRERVRIAREIHDTVGHKLTALLVQMQVARKLSVVDPIRSEQSYLECEGLIRSSLQELRLSVRAIRDEPIKSSYLNDCLERLSEEFTKFAQVQTDFKADGIPVAIPSDLQLTAYRIAQESLTNAQKHGHANNAEISLTYSDTSFSLCISNDGEMPDDLKPGFGLINLQERVKEWNGEVYFRMDPIKGFAVEVVLPYSLTDTEREKN; translated from the coding sequence TTGTTAAAAAAATTGGATATTATCATTAGTAGTCCCTTTTCATGGAGACTATTTTTTGGGCTAAAGCTCGTTTTTGGTTTAGCTATAGCAGGTATTTTTTATTTTGAAAATTCGACTACGATTTTTTTGAGTTTAAGTTTTGTTATCTTTTCAGTGGTAGTTTTCCTTATTGTTAATCAGTTTTACGCAAAAATGAAAAAGCGAAATTTGCTTTTTCACCTCCTCATCTTAGATTTTTTGGTGTCCGCATCTTATGGTTATATTTTTATCGGCGGGAAATTCCCCAATCACCTGTTTATTGGGATAACGGCTTTAGCTATTTTAATGTTTATAAAAAAAACCCGCATACTCATTCTTGCTTGTATCTTATTGCTGTTACTCTTTATTGTTACGATGGGTAGTATTGACTGGTACTTGTATAAACGACTGGACGAAACCGGCTATTTTATAGCCTGCTCGTTTATTGTTTTCGCATGCATCGTGACGGCTTTAATTAATTTCTACCAAAGGGCTCGCAGGGATACATTGGAGCTCTACGAGAAATTGAAGCAGTCCCATGTGCAATTGCAGGAATATGCGCTCAAGGCGGAAGAGTGGGCGGCAACGAGGGAAAGAGTGCGAATTGCCCGAGAAATTCATGATACGGTAGGTCATAAACTGACGGCATTGTTGGTCCAAATGCAAGTGGCACGTAAGTTAAGTGTGGTCGATCCAATACGCAGCGAGCAATCCTATCTGGAATGCGAGGGATTAATCCGATCTTCATTACAAGAACTCCGATTGTCGGTAAGGGCTATTCGAGATGAACCTATTAAATCCTCTTATTTGAATGATTGCCTTGAAAGGTTGTCAGAGGAGTTTACCAAATTTGCACAGGTCCAAACTGATTTTAAAGCGGATGGGATTCCCGTTGCAATTCCTAGCGACTTACAATTGACCGCTTACCGAATCGCACAGGAATCGCTTACGAATGCTCAGAAACATGGACATGCAAATAATGCGGAAATCTCGTTAACCTATTCCGACACCAGCTTTTCTCTTTGCATAAGCAATGACGGAGAAATGCCTGACGATCTAAAGCCGGGGTTTGGGTTAATCAATTTACAAGAACGAGTGAAGGAGTGGAACGGAGAGGTGTATTTTAGGATGGATCCCATCAAGGGCTTCGCTGTTGAAGTTGTACTTCCATATTCCTTGACGGATACGGAGCGTGAAAAGAATTGA
- a CDS encoding response regulator transcription factor, giving the protein MRILIVDDQRILRDGLATIIGLEPGIEVVGTAVDGRDAYSKVVEWRPDVVLMDIRMPGMDGVEGSKLILKHFPETKVLILTTFDDVELIMQVLENGVHGYLLKDMPAEAIISAIQTVYNGGTVLQQDMTSMLLKELKKMSEKNPEKTHPLSHHEPEGLGLLTEREKDVLALLGQGLNNKEIASSLFLTEGTVKNHVSNLIAKLGLRDRTQAAVFSVRHLL; this is encoded by the coding sequence TTGAGGATTCTTATCGTTGACGATCAACGAATCTTGAGAGACGGGCTTGCGACCATCATCGGCTTGGAACCTGGCATTGAAGTGGTTGGAACGGCTGTGGATGGAAGGGATGCCTATTCCAAAGTGGTTGAATGGCGACCGGATGTGGTGTTGATGGACATTCGAATGCCGGGAATGGATGGCGTCGAAGGATCTAAATTGATCCTCAAGCATTTTCCGGAGACGAAGGTATTAATTCTGACCACTTTTGATGATGTGGAATTGATCATGCAAGTTTTGGAAAACGGTGTCCATGGGTATTTATTGAAGGATATGCCTGCGGAGGCGATCATAAGCGCTATTCAAACAGTCTACAATGGTGGAACAGTACTGCAACAAGATATGACTTCGATGCTGCTAAAAGAGTTAAAGAAAATGTCCGAAAAGAACCCGGAGAAGACGCATCCCCTAAGTCATCATGAACCGGAAGGATTGGGGTTATTAACTGAACGGGAGAAAGATGTACTGGCTTTATTGGGGCAAGGATTGAATAATAAAGAAATCGCAAGCTCGCTGTTTCTTACGGAAGGTACAGTGAAAAATCACGTTTCAAATCTCATAGCCAAGCTTGGGCTGCGCGACAGAACGCAAGCTGCTGTATTTTCGGTTCGCCATCTACTTTAA
- a CDS encoding DoxX family protein, whose amino-acid sequence MKTIKNYRGAVKMKNIKIINWILVGIVALYFLITAFSDLSHTSQVVEIVTKLGYPEYFLNILGIAKALGIIALLVPKFNRLKEWAYAGFTFDAISAIWSNIASGYPSESIAAVVAIVLLMASYIVFRKLNEIRKEPAYK is encoded by the coding sequence ATGAAAACTATTAAAAATTATCGAGGAGCTGTCAAAATGAAAAATATTAAAATCATCAATTGGATTCTTGTGGGCATTGTTGCTTTATATTTCTTAATAACTGCTTTTTCAGATTTGTCTCATACTTCCCAAGTCGTAGAAATTGTCACGAAGTTGGGTTATCCGGAGTACTTTTTGAATATACTTGGAATCGCAAAAGCTCTCGGAATTATTGCGCTGCTTGTTCCAAAATTTAATAGATTAAAAGAGTGGGCGTATGCCGGATTTACGTTCGATGCCATTTCGGCTATTTGGTCAAACATTGCTAGCGGCTACCCTTCGGAAAGCATTGCAGCTGTAGTTGCGATTGTACTTCTTATGGCCTCCTACATTGTGTTTCGCAAACTGAACGAAATCCGTAAGGAACCCGCCTACAAATAG
- a CDS encoding DNA cytosine methyltransferase yields MTGFLESGFDVVFALELDEDAVKTYRHNIGLHIFNGDITKFDKSAITKARVMIGGSPCQGFSNSNRYTNFLDLAI; encoded by the coding sequence TTGACGGGATTCCTTGAATCTGGTTTTGATGTGGTATTCGCTCTCGAGCTTGATGAAGATGCAGTCAAAACCTATCGACATAATATCGGTTTACATATCTTCAATGGAGATATCACCAAATTTGATAAAAGCGCTATTACAAAGGCACGAGTAATGATCGGAGGAAGCCCATGCCAGGGTTTTTCTAATTCAAATAGATATACAAATTTTTTGGACCTTGCGATCTAA
- a CDS encoding AraC family transcriptional regulator, producing MQTNLDQLLEKVACLNLTEGRTETAVPFFTLVRRNRPTAMAPGILTPSFCLILQGTKKIQLGQDTIYYGAGDYLVSLFDIPASGQVIGATRQSPYIGLRIDLTAEEIASVMTEADINVKPLNQKMGPGAYVGKSDEHLQFLFIRLLELRGKPESEIHFLSSLIKREMIFRLLTGDYGHLFIRRVFMDQQNEGIGRAIEWIKVNYNKTFTIEEVARSSNMSVSGLHHKFKTVTTMAPLQYQKQLRLQEARRLMLNGSANATAAALEVGYESPAQFSREYRRHFGLPPLQDIKALHRLPVREAFETG from the coding sequence ATGCAGACGAATTTAGATCAATTATTAGAGAAGGTGGCTTGTCTCAATCTTACGGAGGGGCGAACGGAGACGGCTGTCCCCTTTTTTACGCTGGTACGGCGTAACCGACCGACGGCGATGGCGCCAGGCATTCTCACGCCATCTTTTTGCCTCATCCTACAAGGCACCAAGAAAATCCAACTCGGTCAAGACACGATCTATTATGGTGCGGGCGACTATTTAGTCTCGTTGTTTGATATCCCGGCCTCCGGTCAAGTCATTGGCGCTACGCGGCAATCACCATATATCGGCTTACGCATTGATTTAACGGCGGAAGAAATTGCCTCTGTCATGACGGAAGCTGACATCAATGTGAAACCGCTCAACCAAAAGATGGGACCCGGAGCCTATGTAGGCAAATCCGATGAGCACTTACAGTTCTTATTCATCCGACTGTTGGAGTTGCGGGGCAAGCCCGAATCGGAAATTCATTTTCTGTCTTCGCTGATCAAACGCGAGATGATTTTCCGCTTACTTACGGGAGATTATGGGCACTTGTTTATCCGACGAGTCTTCATGGACCAGCAAAATGAGGGGATCGGCAGAGCAATAGAATGGATCAAGGTGAATTACAACAAAACCTTTACGATCGAAGAGGTTGCGAGATCGTCCAACATGAGCGTATCTGGACTTCATCACAAATTTAAAACTGTCACGACGATGGCTCCTTTGCAATATCAGAAGCAGCTCCGTCTTCAGGAAGCGAGACGCCTCATGCTAAACGGCTCCGCGAACGCGACGGCCGCCGCGCTGGAAGTTGGATACGAGAGCCCGGCTCAATTCAGCCGGGAGTACCGTCGGCATTTCGGGCTTCCTCCGCTTCAAGATATAAAAGCTTTACACAGATTACCAGTACGAGAAGCGTTCGAGACCGGCTAA
- a CDS encoding MFS transporter: MVVLDGSILITALPEIGRSLHLSTAVLTWVQNAYILAFGGFLLLGARAGDIFGRRKTFSAGIALFSLASILAGLTPSASLLLVARALQGVAAAIATPSALALLTVTFSEARERVKAIAIYSAVSGAGGSVGLIVGGLLTDVISWRAGMFLNVPIGITLLLMVPRYMRETDTTKGHLDIMGALTSVIGMTALAFGFVQAASVGWGALEVWGPVALGVVSLAAFVLTEARAKEPVTPLRLFANRQRSGAYLGRLLLLCGNYPIFFFVPQFLQNVLHFNSLEAGLGIMPFMVVQFGMMYAMPSLVARFGNARVLISGLVIAIAGTSWLSLISADSSFFPDLFFPLIVMGFGAGMIFQPFTTLGLSGVEAKDAGAASGLVNVAHQTGSSLGLAVLISVFEAVKRSGDASATSFTHAISVSIGGSVLFLTASLVVVLILVLPANRVRARHGARAFFSKGTTR; this comes from the coding sequence ATGGTGGTGCTCGACGGTTCTATTTTGATTACCGCGTTACCTGAAATCGGCCGTTCACTACATCTTTCGACGGCAGTATTAACTTGGGTGCAGAACGCTTATATTTTGGCGTTCGGCGGCTTCCTGCTATTAGGCGCTCGAGCAGGGGACATCTTCGGAAGAAGAAAAACATTCAGCGCGGGTATCGCCTTGTTCTCGCTGGCATCGATACTGGCAGGCTTGACGCCGTCTGCTTCGCTGCTACTTGTCGCCCGTGCTTTGCAAGGGGTGGCGGCAGCGATTGCGACGCCGTCGGCGCTGGCCTTGTTGACTGTTACTTTCTCGGAGGCCCGAGAACGTGTGAAGGCGATCGCTATTTACAGCGCAGTGTCGGGAGCTGGAGGAAGCGTCGGTCTAATCGTTGGCGGATTGCTTACGGACGTCATTTCATGGCGCGCCGGGATGTTCCTCAACGTGCCGATCGGCATCACTCTGCTCCTAATGGTGCCCCGATATATGCGGGAGACAGATACGACAAAGGGTCATCTGGATATTATGGGAGCTTTGACATCGGTAATCGGCATGACGGCGCTGGCATTCGGCTTCGTTCAAGCCGCGTCTGTCGGGTGGGGGGCACTGGAAGTATGGGGCCCGGTTGCTCTTGGAGTAGTTTCGCTAGCAGCTTTCGTACTGACCGAAGCACGAGCGAAAGAACCGGTTACACCTCTTCGCTTGTTCGCGAACCGACAGCGATCCGGAGCTTATCTGGGGAGGCTGCTGCTCCTATGCGGCAATTATCCGATCTTTTTCTTCGTCCCGCAATTTTTGCAAAACGTCCTTCATTTTAATTCATTGGAGGCGGGACTTGGGATTATGCCGTTTATGGTCGTTCAGTTCGGGATGATGTATGCCATGCCTTCGCTTGTAGCCCGATTCGGGAATGCTAGAGTATTGATTTCCGGATTGGTAATCGCGATCGCTGGAACAAGCTGGCTGAGTCTCATATCGGCAGATTCTAGCTTTTTCCCTGATTTGTTTTTCCCGTTGATCGTCATGGGGTTCGGGGCAGGGATGATCTTCCAGCCGTTCACGACGTTAGGGTTGTCTGGTGTGGAGGCCAAGGACGCGGGGGCCGCGTCAGGGCTCGTCAACGTCGCTCATCAGACTGGATCGTCGCTCGGGCTCGCGGTTTTGATCTCCGTCTTCGAGGCGGTGAAACGTTCGGGGGATGCTTCCGCTACATCTTTTACCCATGCGATCTCCGTCTCGATCGGGGGTTCGGTCTTATTCCTGACGGCTTCACTCGTTGTGGTGTTGATCTTAGTGCTCCCGGCGAATCGAGTGCGGGCGCGACATGGAGCCAGGGCGTTTTTCTCCAAGGGAACAACAAGATAA
- a CDS encoding aldehyde dehydrogenase family protein has protein sequence MRIINRNYINGEFIQPQGTDEQILINPSTKEIIGKVILGNESDTRAAIAAAKKAFVTFSQTSIEERAQMLKRLHDSILARMDSMVEANIEEYGAPRRMAIGRVKLAANNFLDVKEALEKFEFVRYMASAKVVKEPMGVIGIITPWNASYSQITTKLAVAIAAGCTVVIKPSELSAIQTDEIVEAFHQAGLPKGVINIVNGFGNTVGAELTRHEDVAMINFTGSTRVGKEIRRGAVDTMKRVTLELGGKSPIVLLDDVDFEKAIPVAVRQALTNNGQACINGSRLLVPEHRLEEVKRLAKAAMEAVKVGMPTEETTTLGPIVTQKQYENVQRYIQTGIDEGAELITGGVGNPEGLEHGYFVKPTLFANVTEDMTIAKEEIFGPVQAILTYKTEEEAIEMANNTSYGLAAYIHTGNLEKANELARKINSGTILINGAFHEMKAPFGGYKQSGIGREYGEYGIEECLETKTITGYEKSY, from the coding sequence ATGCGAATTATTAATCGAAATTATATCAATGGAGAATTCATTCAACCACAAGGGACGGACGAACAAATTCTAATTAATCCGTCCACGAAAGAAATTATCGGCAAAGTAATCCTTGGAAATGAATCGGATACCCGGGCAGCTATTGCAGCCGCGAAAAAGGCTTTTGTAACTTTCTCGCAAACTTCTATCGAGGAGCGGGCCCAGATGCTTAAACGATTGCACGATTCTATTCTGGCACGTATGGATAGTATGGTCGAAGCAAATATTGAAGAATATGGTGCACCAAGAAGAATGGCGATCGGACGCGTAAAACTGGCAGCGAATAATTTCTTGGATGTTAAGGAAGCATTGGAAAAATTCGAGTTTGTCCGTTACATGGCTTCCGCGAAAGTTGTAAAGGAGCCCATGGGTGTTATCGGTATAATCACGCCTTGGAACGCGAGCTATTCACAAATTACGACGAAGTTAGCAGTGGCAATTGCAGCGGGTTGTACCGTGGTTATAAAGCCAAGTGAATTGAGCGCGATTCAGACCGACGAGATCGTTGAAGCCTTCCACCAAGCAGGGCTGCCTAAAGGTGTAATTAATATCGTCAATGGCTTTGGCAACACGGTTGGAGCGGAATTGACTCGCCACGAAGACGTGGCCATGATTAATTTCACCGGATCAACTCGCGTGGGGAAAGAGATCCGCAGAGGCGCCGTCGATACTATGAAACGAGTAACACTTGAGCTTGGCGGCAAATCCCCGATTGTCTTACTTGATGATGTGGATTTTGAAAAAGCAATTCCGGTTGCTGTAAGACAAGCGCTAACTAATAATGGTCAGGCATGCATTAATGGCTCCCGCTTACTTGTACCTGAACATCGCTTGGAGGAAGTCAAACGGCTTGCTAAAGCGGCTATGGAAGCTGTGAAAGTAGGAATGCCAACCGAAGAAACGACAACCCTTGGACCAATCGTGACACAAAAGCAGTACGAAAATGTTCAACGCTACATTCAAACCGGTATCGATGAGGGCGCTGAATTGATTACGGGCGGAGTTGGAAATCCTGAGGGTCTGGAGCACGGCTATTTCGTCAAACCGACACTTTTTGCAAATGTCACGGAAGATATGACGATTGCGAAAGAAGAAATCTTTGGCCCCGTACAAGCGATCCTCACCTATAAAACGGAAGAGGAAGCCATTGAAATGGCAAATAATACGTCGTATGGGCTTGCAGCCTATATTCATACCGGTAATTTGGAAAAAGCTAATGAGCTTGCTCGCAAAATCAATTCGGGAACCATCCTCATAAACGGAGCGTTTCATGAAATGAAAGCCCCATTTGGCGGTTATAAACAGTCCGGTATTGGCCGAGAGTATGGCGAATACGGTATTGAAGAATGTCTGGAAACAAAGACGATTACGGGATATGAAAAATCATATTGA